The Rissa tridactyla isolate bRisTri1 chromosome 6, bRisTri1.patW.cur.20221130, whole genome shotgun sequence DNA segment TTTCCCAAGTATTTTCCTTCCCAGCAGAACTTTAACATTTAGATCTCTTTCTTAATTAGCACAGTTATGTGGCCATGTAATTGCTTCCAGGagcagctccctcccctcctgcctggccTAAATATCTCTCCTGGtatgaagaaaacatttatttcaggtcaaattatttttatttttatcatagtACCAGGTTTCAGGCCTATAAACACATCTGGTTACCAGCGCAAGCAAAAAATTAACCGATGCGGTGCCAGAGCTAGATGTCGATCCGGCACCCCAGGCTCggtccccagctctgctgttAGTGCCCAGGGGCTCCCAGAGTgccccatgcctcagtttccccatctgtaaagtGAATGCTTTGAAGTCTACTGAAAAGCCTGGTTTTCCGTTGCTTTGAATCACAAAGACCATCACACACAAGCCATTTCTACCCCATATAAAGCCAGATGAGAGGACACGTGCGGCCACGTGGAGACCTTGCCATTATTTCAGCTCTTTGTCTGAAATCACCTAACACATTCCAACCCGACAtcctcccttccaacccaaaacattctatgatgattctaacTTTCCAGTCTTTTTCCTAGAGAGGCATTAAAAGCAGACTGAGGGAATGCCCAAACCTGCGGGGTTTTCTCCATCATGCTTATCCCCCCCCCACCGTCTCCTACTGCCCACGAGGAGTTAGCTGGTTTTCATGGCGTTCCCGTGCCAGGGAGGGCTCTGACCGTGTCCCACGCCCCGACAGCCTGCCCCACCAAAGGCAAGAATGCTCCCCATAACTTGCCTAATCCTGCTCATCCCTCTGTGCCAGTCCTCCCACGCGGCGAACAGCCTGCCAGAACTGCTTCTCATAACCAAAGAGCTATGAAAACCCTGGCCCTTGTACGGCTTTGCTTTAATCCCACtctgccacagccctgctgccccgcCACCAGCAGCGCATCCCTGCCTCGGGAATCCACCCGCTGGCGTGGGTGCCCAGACCCGGCTGGGTTTCCTCCCTGGAAACTGGGGATGCTCCACAAGCTCCTTGGGCCGGATCCTGGTTGTGGAGTTCCTTGCTGGATGGTTGTACTGGCAACTGCTGGGTGTTGGGCCACCCAGGCTGGTCtggtgggcaaggaggggatgGAACAGAGGGGTGCCCATCGCTCTGGCTGACACCAGCACCGGGGAAGATGCTGCACCCAGGCAATCCCTTCCCCGTTCCTACAGGGCTCGTGGCTCACAGCACGGGGCTTTGGGATCCTTCCCTTATTGTATCAGTTCTTGTGGAGGATGAACCACCCCGACAACTATTTTTGTCTAAACTTATGCTTTTTGTCTAAACTCAGGATGCTCAGGCGTCGCTTTCTCactttgagagattttttttttggtgtggtggaCAGTAGCCAGAGAAAATACAACTATTCCTTGAGGTTTTCCACAGAGACTGATCTGCTTTTGGACACGTGATTGATTAGATTTTTGCCACCCTTGGGTCACCTGGGACAAAGCCACAGCTATCCAAATTATAAATGCACGTCTGGGCTCAGCATCCACCAGAGGGATAGGGAAGCACCTGCTGACACCCCAGCATCTCCCCGGCCTCTATTTCCCAGACGACAAACTTTCCCCCTTGGTGTGACATGATGGAGAAGCTGGCTTTGCCCCACAGCATCCTTGGAGGGCAAGGATGCTGTGCCTGGCGCGCTGTTGCCGTTGCCAGGCTTTGGTGCCCTGCGGGCAGGGCCAGCAGCTCGTAGCTGCCCCAGGGATCCCACCTGCCGAAATATTTTGGTCAGATTTGCCATCCGATACAGTCGGGGTTTGTAAAACTTACTGGACAGGCTTAGCCTAACTGCTGAAGCACTCGGTTGTTCCCACTGGGATAATTCAATGTTAACTCTGCGGTTGTAATCCAGCAATTTCAGGTGCATCTACTGCAGGGGAAATGCATGTGTGTGTCTCATGTCTCTGGGTGAGGGTGTCCATTCATGTCCTTCAAGAGCCTCACTGGAGCCTTGAGGGAGCAGCTGAAGGACAGGGATGCTGGAAAACACTGATCCAGCCCAGCTGTGAGCTCTGCTTCAGGCCTCAAGGTCCCACTGTCTCCTCATTGTGTCCCCTGTCCCACGGGTAGCCAGGGTGCAAGACTGCGGAGGGACCGAGGAGGGAGTCAAGGACTGCACTGCACCACCCATCCGACCTCCCAAAAAATGGAAACCAGAGCGCGTACGCTGTCCTCCTTCCCTATCCATCACATGAACGTTCTACATCAGCACAAAAAGCACCTGCAGGCACCCTTCCCAGAGGCGGTGACCTCTGGCAGAGTCCCCGCGCGGCACCAGGACACTGCGTGGAGAGCAGGGTCTGCACCTCTCTCCTGCCAAACAGCTCCTGccgcacagcccccagcccttctcctgaAATTCCATTACCGAACACATCTGCCCCGGTGACACGCTGCTGCTTTTAGCATCCTGGCTTTTTCGTAACCGCAAGCATTTGTTCATGCCATCCCCATTCTCAGCCCATTTCTCTTTACTGCTTCTCTTCCACGTTTCCACTGACAGCTGAAAATCATGAAGCTCACTTGGGATTAACCTGCTGAGCAGGATTTAAGAATGGCTTGCAAGTGGTTAGGGATTTGGGGAAGAGATGACACCCCAAGGCTGCTGAGTGGGACATAAAGCAAGACCCCCTGCGGAGTACATGGTCTGTGGGAGCTGACGGCCCAGATCCTGATGGTCCAGAGCAGTTTCCAAGCAGGATTCAAGGCTTTTGGGCCCCCTGAGGATGCTCGAGGAGGGCAACCTGCCGGGTCTCACTGTGCCTTCATCCTCCTGAACCTGGGTCATAGGTGGGTTTGTGTTGGTCCTTCCTTACCCGTGTATTAGCCCCTAATACACAAGTCTGACAGACAAATGTCAAGATCTGTTAGATCCTCCACCTGTGCTGAGGGCAGCCCTGTCCCCCGCAGGGTCCCCGCCGTGGGGACATGGGATGGAGAGCCTTACAGCACAGGAGCCAATGTGGGGACTCGGCCATCTGGGTTGCTCTTGTTTAGACTCTGTGTTTTGCTGGGGCCAAGGCCAACCCAAAGAGATGGGTTAAGAGGTGCAGGATGCGATCCCAGCCTGCAGTTCAGCTCCTTGGAAAAGGGACTGAGCCAAGCACACAGCCATACCGTGCCTGTGAAGCCTTGTGTAGACCTTGGCATGGACTTGGAAGGGCTCAAGATGAGCTACAGCTAGTGCCAAACTCCCTATGGGCACcaagggagctgggaaggagaatCCATGGGCTCACAAGGCTGGAAGAACAGCTACACAAAGAGGCTTTCCAGGCCCTGGAGCAAGCTTTTATTCCCCAAAGTCTGCAGAGTGAAGCAATGGCAGCAAAATCATCTGGACGTGATTCCCCATCcactcagtgctgtgctgaggCAGCATCTCCACCAGTGGAGTCCATTTAGGGGTCTGCCCTACCTGCCACACCGTCTGCGTGCCCTTCATTTGCAAAGGCTGGCaattaaagagcagaaaattgcaagaagcctttggaaaaaaagggaaaaaaaggcttcattGACATTTGCAAAGATAAACTCATTAATTCTGTTAATGAGGGATCAAAGCCTCCGAGTCTGCCATGGCCGTTACCTTGGGAATATTGCTCCCCACTACTCCATGCTCTCCTCTGGTGCCCCTGTGAGGTGGCCCAGCACAAAGTGATGAGCAAAGAGCAGGTGActtctgctctgctcccccagcactTCCAAAACGTTCATCTTACCACGGTAACCATGGCACAGGCTCTCAGAATAGCCAGAGGAATAAAAACAGTCCCATCCCTTTGATCTCCTCCCTTTGTTCAGCAGTGAGCACTCCAGCAGATGCAGCTGGGGCACACGTGCACCCATCACACCGAGGCCTTGCAACTCATTTAACATTTTGGTCCCATCCTGAAAGGTCTTCatcacctccacctcctcccaagGTGTCGAGCAGTGTGTCCAGGGGGATACAATGGGCACGTTCAGCAAGACCAAACCACTGGTCATGGCAAGCAGACATCCCAGTGGGCAACCAAACGAAGGTGCTCGCTTGCCCGTGCACAATGGGTTCTGCGTGGGATATTGTTACCTGTTCACCCATGCAACCACATGTGCTACTAACATGTTTCCATGCCAAATTGCCCAGAAGCTACAAAACCCCTGTGATATGCAAACGTGACCCTTTGCATGGCTCCTCATCGCCCTTTGCACACGTGCCTGTGTGTGCATGTAAACCCCCATGGGAAATATAAATGCAAGTTACGCTTTGGATTTCCAAATACAGCCCCAGAAAGTGCCATCGGAGGagaaaatcatagaatgcttagagttggaagggaccttgaagatcatctagttccaaccccctgccctgggcagggacacctcccaccagaccaggctgctccaagccccgtccagcctggccttgaacctctccagggatgAATGTGGAGGATTAttctgggcactgctgggcacgCAGAAAGGAGCAGCCCATtccccagccccagtgcctgTGCTCGGGGttgcatcatagaatggtttgggtcagaagggacctttaaaggccatctagtccaagccccttgCAAtaagtagggacatcttcaaccagatctggttgctcagagccccatccaccctgactttgaatgtttccagggatggggcatctcccacctttctgggcaacctaggccagtgtttcatcaccctcagcgtaaaaaatgtctttcttccccctctttctcCCAACCACTCTGTGCCGTGGGCTTTCTACCTGGTCAGCCCATTTCCACAGCCCGTCCATAACCTCCTCTCATGCCGGTGGGTTATTAACGGAGCCTCGAGGAACACTGTGGTCATCAGCGTGTGGTGGCAAAGGCAGTTTTCACATGCTGGTTTTAAAGTGAGGCACCACCTGGGAACAAGCCGTGAAGCCACTTTCTGAGCAAGTTGGGGGATGTGGCCATCACTCCGCATTGCTCCCAATTTGGGGACAGTCACCTTtgtcccctgcccgccccagcagtTCATGGGCTCTGTGCCTGTGGGCTCCAGGAAGGGTGGGAAGGCGGGCGTTGAAGGGGCAGCCTTGGCCTCCCTGCCGCTGGTTTTGAGGCAATTTGGGTCTTTTCCAGGCTTTGGTTTGACGGGAAACTCCTGCACGGGCTTGCAGGACATCCTGCACCACACACAGAGTTGAAGCAACGAGCGGCTGCCCCGTACAGAGAGAATTAGGAGGGGGCACTTGTGCTATTCCAACCTGCGGCCAGTAAAATATAATAACACATGTAAGTGGTTTTTACTGCCTGTCCTACTTATTAGCTAATAAAATAAGCATAGCTTATTAAACGTTGCTGGCATGGTTTATCAAAAGACAAGGGCAATGCCTCGCGTTTTTCCCCTGCAGTCACACAAATATGTGATTCCCTCACCCTTTTTATCCTCTAAGCTCCTCTGGAGGAGGACAAGCCAATCTCTTCCTCCAACCCCACCGCACGCCTTCAAACTCCCGCTGCGCTGCCAAGCATGAAACGCCATAAAATATCACGTTCTTATAAGAAAGAGAAAACGCACGGACAACATCGGATGTCACCCAGCTGGGGAACCGCAAGGGGAGAAACGCCACGCCAGCTTCTCCTTCCCACCTGACGAATTGCTGCCAGCAGTTCCCCTGCGAGAAACAAAATGGAGCACACGAGGACACCTCGCGCCGGGCGGGCTTTGCTGGCCACGGCTGTACAAAGAGCGTAAGGGAAATCAGGGCTGATGCTCCTGACACGGTCACCTCTGGGATGAAACGTAGCAGAAAGCGCAGAAGACAATCACATCGAACCGAAACCATGGGGGAAGTTTTCTGGCTGTCAAAGGTGACAGCCCACCCTGGTGAGGGAGAACCCCCTGGGATCTTCAGATTCCCCACTATCCCCATCCTGCACAGAGCTGGTGGTGTCGTTGACTTTATGGCTATAAATTACTGATGTGgaaaatgtcatagaatcatagaatggtttgggtgggaagggaccttgaagatcatctcgttccacgcccctgccctgggcagggacacctcccaccagcccaggttgctccaagccccggccaacctggccttgaacccctccagggatggggcagccacagcttctctgggcaacctgggccaggggctcaccgccctcacagcaaagaatttcttcctgagatctactGAAATGTCAAATCATAGAAGTGCAGAAAAAGCAATGTTATGGGTGCGAAATGGAAACGCTGCTCGCACTGTCCTTCGGTGCGGCCTCTGGCTTCGGCTCTCGCTAAAGTCCCGTCACTCGGTCTCGCAGGGAGAGGAACCGGGGGGGCAAAATCCTCCCCGGGCCGCACTTCAGATCTGTTATCTGGCTTTGCGCGGCAGACTGAAGAGGGAGGTTGTGCTCTGCGTTTGCAACTGAAAATGAAACGTGATAACATCTCCAGAGTGGAAAATTACAGAGGCTAAGAGCAAGCAAAGCCCGTGGTGGTACGAATCCGGCTCCTGATGGAGCCAGGGCTCAGCGCCTCAGGCTGCGGCCTTCACCTCGCCACCGCAGGCCCGGGGCTCCTCTCCTGAACTCAAAAACATGGGGTTTAACATATTCCTGCTTGAAATGCCTGCCAGGATGAAACAACGACAACGACGGACTTAGCGTTCAAAAATCGGCGCAGAGCAGAAATGTGGGAATTTATTAAAGAAATCTGTTTGGAGGGGAAGGGGTTTTCTGCTCGGACAGAAGGACGCGCTTCCCCGTAGCACCCCCGTTACTCTGCACACCGCAGACCCACCTCGGGAGGATGCTAAAGGATTTTTTAGAGAAGCGGAGAGCAGCATCGCCGGCTGCAGGGATGGCACCGCTGCCTCTTACCTGCGTCATCTTGGCGAGGTCCAGCGAGGGCCGTTGCTCCTGGACCTCCTCCGGTCTCCGTCGCTTGACCCCGACTTTTTTGTCGTTGAGGACGCAGGGCTGGGAGCGGCTTCGGGAGAGCCCACCGGACCGTCGGCCCAGCTCCGGCGTGGAGGCGGGGGTGCTGCTGGCCGAGGGCGGGCAGTACTCCGAGGAGGAGAAGCGGTCGTGCGAGCAGGAGAGGGACCTCTGCATGTCCACCCGGTCTCCTCCGCGCCCGCCAGCGGCCGATTTCCTGGGCTGGCATCCCAGCCGGCTGCTGAGGGCGGGATGGTCGCCGGAGAGCGGGTTGGACCGCGACGGCAGGCTGAAGCTGGAGCTCCTCTGCATGGTGGCGAAGCCGTTGGAGTAGCGTTGCACGCTCCCCCCGCTGTAACACCGCCGCTTCTCAACCGGCGTCCAAACCTTCGAGCCTAAGGGTCTCCACGAGGTGCCGCAGCCGGACATTTCATCGGAAAACGAGAGCGAGCGGCACTGGCGCTTGCTGGGGGGGGCCGCAGGGTTGCCGTGGGGGTCGCTGAGGCTGAGGTCTTTGATGAGGTTGGTGACGGAGCAGGTGCTGGCCGTCTCCCTGGGCCAGCGCGAGCCCTCCTCGCCCTTGTCCGACAAGCAGTCCCAGATGCTGGCACCCGGCTGCTCCAGCTGAAGTGGACATTTCCTGCTGAGATCTCTCCATCTGTCATTTTCTGGTtcagaaaggagggaaagaaacaaaacaaaacaaaacaaaacacacatgcaCAGGCATTAGCATTAATTAATTCTGCAATTTGCTTTCTACATCCATAAACAAAAAGAGTAGCATATGGGATGTTTTCCAGTACAAATTAATTAACTCTTGGAATATGGTTTTCCGAACTGCCAGCAGAGCGGCTGCTGCAGCATATAGATGGAGAGAGAGACAAAATGATAAtcgcagcagcagcaaaactgctAGAAGGAGATAAAAACATGCCTTTGAATATCCAGATTGCACTAGCTAAGGGACACTGAGCATTATAAACTGACATGGCCATTGCCTTATCTCTTGTGCTGAATCGTGTCTCAGATGCGTGCGGTTTGTCCTGCGCTCCACAATCAATAATGGCCCGAGGGGTTCACACTAACTGGAAGTGAAGAGCACAAAGCTGTCGCACTGCTGGGCTGAGGTGGACAAAACACCAGAAAGGAGGTCAGAGAGAGCGGTTGGGACGGTCCTGCCAGAAAAGGGAGCGCACCCCAGGCATCGAGCTGCCTGTCATGGCACGGAAATACCAACAAGGTCATCAGAGTCTACAGGAAACCAAAAGCCATCCTGACACCCATCGGGCTGTCTTGCTCTCAGCCGTCCCAAAGCTAAAACAGTATTGCTCCAATGAAGCCAATAAAACCGTATCCCCACTAAGGCTCCAAGCATCTCTCCCAAATCAACCCAAAGATACTGCATCTAATGAAAGCTGGTGCACCCCATAAGCTCTAAGAggatacaatcacagaatggtttaggtgggaagggaccttgaagatcatctaggtccaacccccATGATAAACCTCCAGCGGTTCTTTGCGAGATGCTGTTCTTATGTCCCTGTTGTGAGGCCCATTGCCCATCTCCCCTCTGTTCCCCCAAGTCCAGGGCCAGTTGGGTGCTGTGGCCAGGTGCCCCCCTGCCCGGTTCCCCACTTGGAGCGGGAAGGTGCTATGGGAACGGGGTACCCACACCCCTGCTCTTCTACAGCAACCCTGGCTTAGCGTCTCTTCTGCCTTGAAAATCCCAGTTGTACCTTGCACAGCCAATTGTTTGCATTTCTGCAATAAACATAACGTCGAAGCATTTATTTAAAGGAACAAATTGCTTAAtaggttggcttttttttaaaaaaaaacaaacatttttttaacatttctgcctctctctttcaTTTAGCTTGTTTACATGGGAAACTGTTCCCCCTGTAAATCCGGCTGGCATTAACAGCCTTCCAACACAGCACAGCAGAAGAGGGGGGGAGACCTGTTGCATGGTTTTGCGGTcgccataaaaaaaaattccttttatcaGATGGGTTTTGCAGCACCTGGGTAAAACTCCGAGAAACCTGCACCTCCGAAGTCTGCGGGCTGAAATGTATATGGCTGTGGAAGGCTGCAAACCCAGCTGCAGCCCGCAATCCCACTGATGACGGTGTCAAAGGAGAGGATTAAGGGTGACGATCTCATTCCCGCACAGGGTCCCGCTGAtgataaaagaagaagaaagcaaagcagcaccAAGGTCTCGTTCCCCGGCGCGGGCGAACGGGGCTCTCTGCAGATACGCCGTTGACGCTCAACAGGAAAACCATGGTAGGACAACCCCATCGTCTGCGGCAATGGAAAAAAGTAATCACCCGACAGACCTCCTCTGGTGACTGTTTTTGTCGTCGGCTGCTGCGAACGGAGGCAAACCGTGCTCACTAACCGTCGCTGCAAAGTTTCAGGTGATGGTATCTAaatcatgcaattttttttttagggggtttggggtttttctactGGGGCAGCTGTGGATGAATTAGAAGCCGTACCCAGCCCTCAGCTGTAGGTACCAGCCTGACAGGGAAGATGCAGCAGCGCAGAACACTTCCGACCAAGGCTCGGTTTCAAGTCAGGAAGGTCAGATATGGGAGCCCCTGCACCACTCGTGGCCAGTTTTCccatttctccctgcttccagctgctgccgTAACAGCTCCAGCCACaaacagcctggctctgccctcaATTACCGCCCGGCATTTCAACTCCCGCCGTCCTCATTTTAATAAACACAATGAAAAGCGAGAAACCTGTGCTGAACGGATACATCTATGTTTAGATCTttattatttccccccctcccgTATCATGCTGCCAGCAGAGAGATTCCTTAGGTCAAGTCagcagacaaaagaaacagaaatagaagcTGATTTTTCATGGCAAGCTGCCACCATCCTCCGGCCGGAGACGTCCCACTGTACAAAAGGCCTCGGTGAGGAGGATACGGGACACCTTCCTCTTTCACCCCTGCTTCAGCACAAACAGCTATAAATCTTCCAAACCTCACCAAGAGACCGGTAATCGCAGCGTTATCCCCAGCACCAGCTCAGGATTCTTTGCTTTTCCCCTTGCACCGTGAAAGCTGGTTTTTTTGGGCAGGaccctggcagagcctgggccCCCCAAACCCTCTGGATCGGTCCAAAATTACCCGGATAACCCAGAAAATAGTTTTTTCAGTGCAAATAGAAAACTGTTTGCCCTGAAACAAATTGAAAATGGGGTAGTCTAAGGGCTGAGGGTGTAATTAAAGGACTTGGGAAAGCCTTATTGAGGAAAAACAGCTGGTTTTCTGTTCAATTTTTTAAGACTGAGATTCACATCCTGAGCAGGCTGATAACGATAATTGCAGCGGAGCCATTAATACGGCAGCAGTTAAGCGTGTATTAATTTTCTTACATTGCAAACCTCAGCTTCATTTACCCCAAGGCAGTAATTTGTTCCAGGATAAAACCCACCATGAGAACCCCTCGGTTTGCTTCGCTGGAAAACTCTCCTTTTCCTATTGGAAAAACGATAGGACAACATTTACAACCAGAGCATGATGTAAGTGTGGAATGAGGGGCTCTTCCCCGGCTTAAACAGGTCCTTCTTGGCTGTTAGTGTCCTTGGATGAAATAGCATCTTCCTTTTGGATTTTAACTTGgagctgcaaaaataaacacttcAAGCCACTTGATGAGCACATCCAGCAAATTTCTTCCGAGACATTTTGATCTGCAAATCCGCATTTCCAGGGT contains these protein-coding regions:
- the FAM53B gene encoding protein FAM53B yields the protein MVMILTKTRENKGADSVTCRTELHTPKMSQGPTLFSCGVMENDRWRDLSRKCPLQLEQPGASIWDCLSDKGEEGSRWPRETASTCSVTNLIKDLSLSDPHGNPAAPPSKRQCRSLSFSDEMSGCGTSWRPLGSKVWTPVEKRRCYSGGSVQRYSNGFATMQRSSSFSLPSRSNPLSGDHPALSSRLGCQPRKSAAGGRGGDRVDMQRSLSCSHDRFSSSEYCPPSASSTPASTPELGRRSGGLSRSRSQPCVLNDKKVGVKRRRPEEVQEQRPSLDLAKMTQNRQTFNSLTCLSAGPEEGSQRLPGHQPWTAAPGSPEVMPGRTPACTPVPEPPRSRAHECQASRDDLSCEEEEEGGGKEEDGAAWRSGGMGAESLFQLDGEIDIEQIENN